In Acidovorax sp. 106, the following proteins share a genomic window:
- a CDS encoding bifunctional diguanylate cyclase/phosphodiesterase: MTAAVLWIDEDVAHAQAAQALLATTLPDCRVVHGTCAAEAAGALASQAWRAVVLCLPPTATDVAGPLALCAGHPVLLCVTPAQEALAARGFRCGLGDYVLRAQVPMDASPACASHEAAHLHLPELLQRLAALLQQPALPQGPEQPQALGQLQRQRLALQVTLGRMSQGILKTGPDGRVHIYNQRVLELLDLPESLMTTQPTLAQVTQVQAQRGDFGEGYSLVDVRGQAYVAQGAVAASPALYWRATRDGRTLEVRTTAVEDGGLVRTFADVSDYVRVEAELRESEARFRSLSDLSSDWYWETDARGCFVQLAGDLRINGITQADVLGRTRWELGALNMNEADWATHRAVLASKQPFRDLELQRRRPDGTLHWISVSGVPLLDGQGALRGYRGVGRDITERKGVESQIERLAFYDALTGLPNRRLLVDRLQRTLKTVARRPVYGALLFIDLDNFKDLNDTQGHDQGDELLVQVAQRLQGCVRATDTVARFGGDEFVVLLEDLSTDAAQASAEAALVASYIITTLGKPYAMGPEGDIGYHSTPSIGIALFGPHQPCSVDELLKHADLAMYQAKAAGRNTQRFFDPEMQAAARARSVLETELRRGLQLQEMRLYFQPVVDCSGQLQGAEALVRWYHPQRGVVAPAEFIGMAEQTGLILPLGQWVLEAACQQLVAWSRTRLTRALFLSVNVSVRQFRQADFVEQLLQVLQQTGANPERLKLELTESLLLTDVEDVIARMQQLRERGVGFSLDDFGTGYSSLSYLKRLPLDQLKIDQGFVRDVLTDPNDAAIVRTILALANSLDLGVVAEGVETPGQLEFLKQHGCPAFQGYLFGRPMPVAVLEAALGPAGAEA; the protein is encoded by the coding sequence ATGACCGCAGCGGTGCTCTGGATTGACGAGGATGTGGCACACGCGCAGGCGGCCCAGGCGCTGCTGGCCACCACGCTGCCCGATTGCCGGGTCGTGCATGGCACCTGCGCGGCCGAAGCGGCTGGCGCGCTGGCCTCGCAGGCTTGGCGGGCGGTGGTGCTGTGCCTGCCGCCCACGGCCACCGATGTGGCCGGGCCGCTGGCGCTGTGCGCAGGGCACCCTGTGCTGCTGTGCGTGACCCCGGCGCAAGAGGCGCTGGCCGCACGGGGCTTTCGCTGTGGGCTGGGCGACTATGTGCTGCGCGCGCAGGTTCCCATGGACGCAAGCCCTGCGTGCGCATCCCATGAGGCGGCCCATCTACATCTGCCCGAGCTGCTGCAGCGCCTGGCAGCGCTGTTGCAGCAGCCCGCCTTGCCGCAGGGGCCAGAGCAGCCCCAGGCCCTGGGGCAATTGCAGCGGCAGCGGCTGGCGCTGCAGGTCACCCTGGGGCGCATGAGCCAAGGCATCTTAAAGACCGGGCCCGATGGTCGCGTGCACATCTATAACCAGCGCGTTTTGGAGTTGCTGGACCTGCCCGAATCGCTCATGACCACCCAGCCCACGCTGGCGCAGGTGACGCAGGTGCAGGCGCAGCGTGGTGATTTTGGCGAAGGCTATTCGCTGGTGGATGTGCGCGGGCAAGCGTACGTAGCCCAAGGGGCCGTAGCGGCATCGCCCGCCCTGTACTGGCGCGCCACCCGCGACGGCCGCACGCTGGAAGTGCGCACGACGGCGGTCGAAGATGGCGGGCTGGTCCGCACCTTTGCCGATGTGAGCGACTATGTGCGCGTGGAGGCCGAGCTGCGCGAGAGCGAGGCGCGCTTTCGCTCGCTCAGCGATCTGTCTTCGGACTGGTATTGGGAGACCGATGCCCGAGGGTGCTTCGTGCAACTGGCGGGCGACTTGCGCATCAACGGCATCACCCAGGCAGACGTGCTGGGCCGCACCCGCTGGGAGCTGGGCGCGCTGAACATGAACGAGGCCGACTGGGCCACCCACCGTGCCGTGCTGGCATCCAAACAGCCCTTTCGCGACCTGGAACTGCAGCGAAGGCGCCCTGACGGCACCTTGCACTGGATCAGCGTGAGCGGTGTGCCCTTGCTTGACGGGCAGGGCGCTCTGCGGGGCTATCGCGGCGTGGGCCGCGACATCACGGAGCGCAAGGGCGTGGAAAGCCAGATTGAGCGTCTGGCGTTTTACGACGCCCTGACTGGCCTGCCCAACCGCAGGTTGCTGGTAGACCGGCTGCAACGCACGCTCAAGACTGTGGCGCGGCGGCCTGTGTATGGCGCCTTGTTGTTCATTGACCTGGACAATTTCAAAGACCTCAACGACACCCAGGGCCATGACCAGGGCGACGAGCTGCTGGTGCAGGTGGCGCAGCGTTTGCAAGGCTGCGTGCGTGCCACCGACACCGTGGCGCGTTTTGGGGGCGACGAGTTTGTAGTGCTGCTGGAAGACTTGAGCACGGATGCTGCACAGGCCAGTGCCGAAGCCGCCCTGGTTGCTAGCTACATCATCACCACGTTGGGCAAGCCCTACGCGATGGGCCCTGAGGGCGACATCGGCTACCACAGCACCCCTAGCATTGGCATTGCGCTGTTTGGCCCGCACCAGCCCTGCTCGGTGGACGAACTGCTCAAGCACGCCGATCTGGCCATGTACCAAGCCAAGGCGGCTGGCCGCAATACACAGAGATTTTTTGACCCAGAGATGCAGGCCGCCGCCCGCGCTCGCTCGGTGCTGGAGACTGAGTTGCGTCGGGGCTTGCAGCTGCAGGAGATGCGGCTGTACTTTCAGCCGGTGGTGGACTGCAGCGGCCAACTGCAGGGGGCCGAGGCCCTGGTGCGCTGGTACCACCCGCAGCGCGGCGTAGTCGCCCCCGCCGAGTTCATTGGCATGGCAGAGCAGACCGGGCTGATCCTTCCGCTGGGCCAGTGGGTGTTGGAGGCAGCCTGCCAGCAACTGGTGGCCTGGTCGCGCACACGGCTCACCCGGGCGCTGTTCCTGTCGGTCAACGTGAGCGTGCGGCAGTTTCGGCAGGCCGATTTTGTGGAGCAGCTGCTGCAGGTGCTGCAGCAGACCGGCGCCAACCCCGAGCGCTTGAAGCTGGAGCTGACCGAGAGCCTGCTGCTGACCGACGTGGAGGATGTGATTGCCCGCATGCAGCAGTTGCGCGAGCGGGGCGTGGGTTTCTCGCTGGACGACTTTGGCACGGGCTACTCGTCTCTGAGCTACCTCAAGCGCCTGCCGCTGGATCAGCTCAAGATCGACCAGGGCTTTGTGCGCGACGTTCTCACCGACCCCAACGACGCCGCCATCGTGCGCACGATCTTGGCGCTGGCCAACAGCCTGGATTTGGGCGTGGTGGCCGAAGGGGTGGAGACGCCAGGCCAGCTTGAATTCCTCAAGCAGCATGGCTGCCCAGCGTTTCAAGGCTATCTGTTTGGCCGCCCCATGCCTGTGGCGGTGTTGGAGGCCGCGCTCGGGCCCGCAGGCGCCGAAGCGTAA
- a CDS encoding FAD-dependent monooxygenase, with protein sequence MKKQVLIAGGGIGGMAAALAASRAGWDVRMYERVAAFSEVGAGVQLGPNVVRCLQAWGLQKALQQVAAFPDKLQVRSALSGQVLGTLALGRTAVQRYGAAYATIHRADLHALLHEGVQRYTDAQLHQGLAIESFADASTTAQSVPGAETVVTVCTSQGKEIEGDALIGADGLWSRTRTQLLGYQSPRVTGHLAYRALLPQSALPPSLRTRQVTAWLGPRLHMVQYPVRRGELQNLVLIVQGPAPANLETWDHDANARDLEYALHGTSTALQHAVHSVEAAGSGWRLWPLCDRPPVRSPDDMAQGLVALLGDAAHPMRPYLAQGAGMAIEDAAQLERALSMHDLDVPLRLRRYAVNRWQRNARVQARSTRNGRIFHAIGPVRWARDLSLKLLGERVLDVPWLYRGDGSSASSL encoded by the coding sequence ATGAAAAAGCAGGTATTGATTGCCGGAGGCGGCATTGGCGGCATGGCAGCGGCGCTGGCGGCGTCCCGCGCCGGGTGGGATGTGCGCATGTACGAGCGCGTGGCCGCGTTCTCTGAGGTCGGTGCAGGCGTGCAACTGGGGCCCAACGTGGTGCGCTGCCTGCAGGCCTGGGGCCTGCAAAAGGCCTTGCAGCAAGTGGCGGCCTTCCCCGATAAGTTGCAGGTGCGCAGCGCCCTCAGCGGGCAGGTGCTGGGCACCCTGGCGCTGGGCCGCACAGCGGTGCAACGCTACGGGGCGGCCTACGCCACCATCCACCGCGCCGACTTGCATGCCCTGCTGCACGAGGGCGTGCAGCGCTACACCGATGCGCAACTGCACCAGGGCCTGGCCATCGAATCCTTTGCAGATGCCAGCACCACCGCCCAAAGCGTGCCAGGGGCCGAGACCGTGGTGACGGTGTGCACCAGCCAGGGCAAGGAGATTGAGGGCGACGCCCTCATTGGCGCCGACGGCCTGTGGAGCCGCACCCGCACCCAACTGCTGGGCTACCAAAGCCCCCGAGTGACGGGGCACCTGGCCTACCGCGCCCTGTTGCCGCAAAGCGCACTGCCACCCTCGTTGCGCACGCGCCAGGTCACCGCCTGGCTGGGCCCGCGCTTGCACATGGTGCAGTACCCCGTGCGCCGGGGCGAGCTGCAAAACCTGGTGCTCATCGTGCAAGGCCCCGCCCCCGCCAACCTGGAAACCTGGGACCACGACGCCAACGCCCGCGACCTGGAATATGCCCTGCACGGCACCAGCACCGCGCTACAACATGCCGTGCACAGCGTAGAGGCCGCAGGCAGCGGCTGGCGCCTGTGGCCCCTGTGCGACCGCCCCCCCGTGCGCAGCCCCGACGACATGGCCCAAGGCCTGGTGGCGCTGCTGGGCGACGCTGCTCACCCCATGCGTCCCTACTTGGCGCAGGGCGCGGGCATGGCGATTGAAGACGCTGCCCAGCTTGAACGCGCCTTGTCTATGCACGACCTGGACGTGCCACTGCGCCTGCGCCGCTACGCCGTCAACCGCTGGCAGCGCAATGCACGGGTGCAAGCCCGCTCCACGCGCAACGGGCGCATCTTCCACGCGATCGGGCCGGTGCGCTGGGCGCGCGACCTGTCGCTCAAGCTGCTGGGCGAGCGGGTGCTGGATGTGCCCTGGCTGTACCGGGGCGACGGTTCCAGCGCCAGTTCATTGTGA
- a CDS encoding PrkA family serine protein kinase, with protein MDAISNFAARYARSREEEMSIDEYLAECKRDPMAYATSAQRMLAAIGEPEMVDTRNDPRLSRLFANKVIKRYPAFTEFYGMEESIEQVVSFFRHAAQGLEERKQILYLLGPVGGGKSSIAERLKALMQKVPFYALKGSPVNESPLGLFDAAEDGPVLEDQFGIPRRYLQRVLSPWAVKRLEEYGGDIRQFRVVKRYPSVLKQVGIAKTEPGDENNQDISSLVGKVDIRKLETFAQDDTDAYSYSGGLCLANQGLLEFVEMFKAPIKVLHPLLTATQEGNYKGTEGFGAIPFDGVVLAHSNESEWKAFRNNKNNEAFLDRIYIVKVPYCLRVSEEIRIYEKLIRESSLGNAVCAPGTLKMMAQFGILTRLKEPENSSIFSKMQVYDGESLKDTDPRAKSYQEYRDYAGVDEGMTGISTRFAFKILSKVFNFDSAEVAANPVHLMYVLEQQIEREQFPAELETKYTGYIKEFLSPRYAEFIGKEIQTAYLESYSEYGQNIFDRYVTYADYWIQDNEYRDTDTGEVFDRGALNAELEKIEKPAGIANPKDFRNEIVNFVLRARANNQGKNPSWTSYEKLRLVIEKKMFSNTEELLPVISFNAKASAEEARKHEDFVTRMVNKGYTPKQVRLLCEWYLRVRKSS; from the coding sequence ATGGATGCCATCAGCAACTTCGCCGCGCGCTATGCCCGTAGCCGCGAAGAGGAAATGTCGATCGACGAGTACCTCGCCGAATGCAAACGTGATCCCATGGCCTACGCCACCTCGGCCCAGCGCATGCTGGCAGCCATTGGCGAGCCCGAGATGGTGGACACGCGCAACGACCCGCGCCTGTCGCGGCTGTTTGCCAACAAGGTCATCAAGCGCTACCCCGCATTCACCGAGTTCTACGGCATGGAGGAGTCCATCGAGCAGGTGGTGAGCTTCTTTCGACATGCCGCGCAGGGACTGGAGGAGCGCAAGCAGATCCTCTACCTGCTGGGCCCTGTGGGTGGCGGCAAGAGCTCGATTGCCGAGCGTCTCAAGGCCCTGATGCAGAAGGTGCCGTTCTATGCGCTCAAGGGCTCGCCGGTCAATGAATCGCCATTGGGCCTGTTCGATGCCGCAGAAGACGGCCCCGTTCTGGAGGATCAGTTCGGCATTCCGCGTCGGTACCTACAGCGCGTGTTGTCACCGTGGGCGGTGAAGCGGCTGGAAGAGTACGGCGGCGACATCCGCCAGTTCCGTGTGGTCAAGCGCTACCCCAGCGTGCTCAAGCAGGTGGGCATTGCCAAGACCGAGCCGGGCGACGAGAACAACCAGGACATCTCCAGCCTGGTGGGCAAGGTGGACATCCGCAAGCTCGAAACCTTTGCGCAGGACGACACCGACGCCTACAGCTACAGCGGCGGCCTGTGCCTGGCCAACCAGGGCTTGCTTGAATTTGTGGAAATGTTCAAGGCGCCCATCAAGGTGCTGCACCCGCTGCTGACTGCCACGCAGGAGGGCAACTACAAGGGCACGGAGGGCTTCGGTGCCATTCCGTTTGACGGCGTGGTGCTGGCCCACAGCAACGAGAGCGAGTGGAAGGCGTTTCGCAACAACAAGAACAACGAGGCGTTTCTTGATCGCATCTACATCGTCAAGGTGCCGTACTGCTTGCGCGTGAGCGAGGAGATCCGCATCTACGAAAAGCTCATCCGCGAATCATCGCTGGGCAACGCCGTGTGCGCGCCCGGTACGCTCAAGATGATGGCGCAATTCGGCATCCTTACGCGGCTGAAGGAGCCTGAGAACTCCAGCATCTTCAGCAAGATGCAGGTGTACGACGGCGAGAGCCTGAAGGACACCGACCCGCGCGCCAAGAGCTACCAGGAGTACCGTGACTACGCGGGCGTGGACGAGGGTATGACAGGCATCTCCACCCGCTTTGCGTTCAAGATTTTGTCGAAGGTGTTCAACTTTGACAGCGCTGAGGTGGCGGCCAACCCGGTGCACCTGATGTACGTGCTGGAGCAGCAGATCGAGCGCGAGCAGTTCCCTGCCGAGTTGGAGACCAAATACACCGGTTACATCAAGGAGTTCCTGTCGCCACGCTATGCCGAATTCATCGGTAAAGAGATCCAGACTGCGTATCTCGAAAGCTACAGCGAATATGGGCAGAACATCTTTGACCGTTACGTGACCTATGCGGACTACTGGATCCAGGACAACGAGTACCGCGACACCGACACCGGCGAGGTGTTTGACCGGGGCGCACTCAACGCCGAGCTGGAGAAGATCGAGAAGCCTGCTGGCATCGCCAACCCCAAGGACTTCCGCAACGAGATCGTCAACTTTGTGCTGCGGGCGCGCGCCAACAACCAGGGCAAGAACCCGAGCTGGACGAGCTACGAAAAGCTGCGCTTGGTGATCGAGAAGAAGATGTTCTCGAACACCGAAGAGCTGCTCCCGGTGATCAGCTTCAACGCCAAGGCCAGCGCCGAAGAGGCCCGCAAGCACGAGGACTTTGTCACTCGCATGGTGAACAAGGGCTACACGCCCAAGCAGGTGCGGCTGTTGTGCGAGTGGTACCTGCGCGTGCGCAAGAGTAGCTAG
- a CDS encoding YeaH/YhbH family protein, translating to MALQIIDRRLAGKNKSVGNRERFVRRYKEQIADAVRRAVSQRGIRDMEQAESITIPKKDISEPMFHHGRGGIRDTVHPGNAEHVRGDRIERPQKGGGGGGGSQASDNGEGEDDFTFTLTKEEFMQLFFEDLALPHLLRTHIGENPQWKSRRAGYSQDGIPNNLAVVRTMRGALGRRIALGKSSHRELLALQAELDALLAQDDSASEAVAELQRRIDALTARIDRIPYLDPIDLRFRARTPVPVPSSQAVMFCVMDVSGSMDETRKDLAKRFFILLYLFLTRHYETIDIVFIRHHTQAAEVSEEQFFHSTESGGTVVSSALVLLDQIIRARYPQGDWNIYVAQASDGDNFNNDSGICRNLLVDKILPLVRHFAYVQVAEEEQNLWDEYSQLQPQFPHFAMRKVSAPGDIYPVFRDLFKKEGVAA from the coding sequence ATGGCATTGCAAATCATCGACCGCAGGCTCGCTGGCAAGAACAAGTCGGTGGGCAACCGTGAGCGATTTGTTCGCCGCTACAAGGAGCAGATCGCGGATGCGGTGCGCCGTGCCGTCTCGCAGCGCGGCATCCGCGATATGGAGCAGGCCGAGAGCATCACCATTCCCAAGAAGGACATCAGCGAGCCCATGTTCCACCATGGCCGGGGCGGCATTCGCGACACGGTGCACCCCGGCAACGCAGAGCATGTGCGTGGCGACCGCATTGAGCGGCCCCAGAAAGGCGGGGGCGGCGGCGGTGGTTCGCAGGCCAGCGACAATGGAGAGGGCGAGGACGACTTCACCTTCACGCTGACCAAGGAAGAGTTCATGCAGCTCTTTTTTGAAGACCTGGCGCTGCCGCACCTGCTGCGCACCCACATCGGCGAGAACCCGCAGTGGAAGTCGCGCCGCGCGGGCTACAGCCAGGATGGCATCCCCAACAACCTGGCCGTGGTGCGCACCATGCGCGGCGCTTTGGGCCGGCGCATCGCGCTGGGCAAGTCGTCGCACCGTGAACTGTTGGCGCTGCAGGCCGAGCTCGATGCGTTGCTGGCGCAGGACGACAGCGCGAGCGAGGCGGTGGCAGAGCTGCAGCGCCGCATTGATGCGCTCACGGCGCGCATTGACAGGATTCCCTACCTCGACCCCATCGACCTGCGCTTTCGTGCCCGCACGCCCGTGCCGGTGCCCAGCAGCCAAGCGGTGATGTTCTGCGTGATGGACGTGTCGGGCTCGATGGACGAGACACGCAAGGACCTGGCCAAGCGGTTTTTTATCCTGCTGTACCTGTTTCTCACGCGGCACTACGAAACCATCGACATCGTATTCATCCGCCACCACACCCAGGCGGCCGAGGTGAGCGAGGAGCAGTTCTTTCACTCCACCGAAAGCGGCGGCACCGTGGTCAGCAGCGCGCTGGTCCTGCTGGACCAGATCATCCGTGCGCGCTACCCGCAGGGCGACTGGAACATCTACGTGGCCCAGGCCAGCGATGGCGACAACTTCAATAACGACAGCGGCATCTGCCGCAACCTGCTGGTAGACAAAATCCTGCCGCTGGTGCGCCACTTTGCCTATGTGCAGGTGGCTGAGGAAGAGCAGAACCTGTGGGACGAGTACAGCCAGTTGCAGCCGCAGTTCCCTCACTTTGCGATGCGCAAGGTCTCCGCGCCTGGCGACATCTATCCCGTGTTCCGCGACCTGTTCAAGAAAGAGGGGGTGGCCGCATGA
- a CDS encoding SpoVR family protein, giving the protein MNNVVQYPVLERRVSDNPWKAAAVGERRHRAVPGQPLPAGARPAEPLPDPSDWTFELIERYHAAIAATAERFGLDTYPNQLEIITAEQMMDAYSSVGMPVNYRHWSYGKEFLATERRYRRGHMGLAYEIVINANPCISYLMEENTTAMQALVIAHAAYGHNSFFKGNYLFRMWTDASSIIDYLVYAKDYVAQCEERYGMDEVERLMDSSHALANFGVDRYRRPSKKNLAREHLERAQREAYAQQQVNELWRTLPTRPGKEDAAQETDRFPREPQENILYFIEKHAPLLEPWQREIVRIVRKIAQYFYPQRQTQVMNEGWATFWHYTLLNTLYDDGYLSDGVMMEWLGSHTNVVYQPPVGHRAYSGINPYALGFAMYRDIQRICQNPTEEDRHWFPDIAGTPWLPALDHAMRNFKDESFIGQYLSPHLMRELRLFALHDDANARDIVVSEIHDENGYRNLRQMLSKQYDLGTREPNIQVWNVNLRGDRSLTLRHTQYQGRPLADDTQEVLKHVARLWGFGVHIESADADGGNPLRLHSVAASAG; this is encoded by the coding sequence ATGAACAACGTTGTGCAGTACCCCGTGCTGGAGCGCCGCGTCAGCGACAACCCTTGGAAGGCTGCTGCCGTGGGTGAGCGCCGCCACCGCGCCGTGCCCGGCCAGCCCCTGCCTGCGGGCGCGCGGCCTGCCGAGCCGTTGCCCGACCCGAGCGATTGGACCTTTGAGCTGATCGAGCGCTACCACGCCGCCATTGCCGCCACGGCCGAGCGCTTTGGCCTCGACACCTACCCCAACCAGCTGGAGATCATCACCGCCGAGCAGATGATGGACGCGTACTCCAGCGTGGGCATGCCGGTGAACTACCGGCACTGGAGCTACGGCAAGGAGTTTCTGGCCACCGAGCGGCGCTACCGGCGCGGGCATATGGGGTTGGCGTATGAGATCGTCATCAACGCCAACCCCTGCATCAGCTACCTGATGGAGGAGAACACCACCGCCATGCAGGCGCTGGTGATTGCCCACGCCGCCTACGGCCACAACAGCTTCTTCAAGGGCAACTACCTGTTTCGCATGTGGACGGATGCGTCCAGCATCATCGACTACCTGGTGTATGCCAAGGACTATGTGGCGCAGTGCGAGGAGCGCTATGGCATGGACGAGGTGGAGCGGCTCATGGATTCATCCCATGCACTGGCCAATTTTGGCGTGGACCGGTATCGCCGCCCCTCCAAGAAGAACCTGGCGCGCGAGCATCTGGAGCGCGCGCAGCGCGAGGCCTATGCCCAGCAGCAGGTCAACGAGCTGTGGCGCACCCTGCCCACGCGCCCCGGCAAGGAAGATGCGGCGCAGGAGACCGACCGCTTCCCCAGGGAACCGCAAGAAAACATCCTGTACTTCATCGAAAAACACGCGCCTTTGCTGGAGCCCTGGCAGCGCGAGATCGTTCGCATCGTGCGCAAGATCGCGCAGTACTTCTACCCGCAGCGCCAGACTCAGGTCATGAACGAAGGCTGGGCCACGTTCTGGCACTACACACTGCTCAACACCCTGTACGACGATGGCTACCTGAGCGACGGCGTGATGATGGAATGGCTGGGCTCGCACACCAACGTGGTCTACCAGCCACCCGTGGGGCACCGCGCCTACAGCGGCATCAACCCCTATGCGCTGGGGTTCGCCATGTACCGCGACATCCAGCGCATCTGCCAGAACCCGACGGAAGAAGACCGCCACTGGTTCCCAGACATCGCAGGCACACCCTGGCTGCCCGCGCTGGACCACGCCATGCGCAACTTCAAGGACGAGAGCTTCATTGGCCAATACCTCAGCCCGCACCTGATGCGCGAGCTGCGACTGTTTGCGCTGCACGATGATGCGAACGCACGCGACATAGTGGTCAGCGAGATCCACGACGAAAACGGCTACCGCAACCTGCGCCAGATGCTGTCCAAGCAATACGACCTGGGCACGCGTGAGCCCAACATCCAGGTGTGGAATGTGAACCTGCGCGGCGACCGCAGCCTGACCCTGCGGCACACCCAGTACCAGGGCCGCCCGCTGGCCGATGACACGCAGGAGGTGCTCAAGCACGTGGCGCGCCTGTGGGGTTTTGGCGTGCACATCGAGAGTGCGGACGCCGACGGAGGCAATCCCTTGCGGCTGCACTCGGTGGCGGCATCTGCAGGGTGA
- a CDS encoding ornithine carbamoyltransferase, translated as MNLIQLTDLQPADIHRIWSLVNMPAGAALQGTVAWSFEGNGIRTRTTFIEAFRQLGLVFTELPNLLKTGERACDLAGYLDPFYDLYVVRESNHARLAEFAAASRRPVINAMSAQGHPCEVLTDAYYIDTQIKPLAQARVCLWGPSTNVFRSWHALAQAQVLGLGLVQVCHRRFHEALPQVEFVDAATLQGPVDVVITDSWPAGAEAGAGTPTDMTPLTEEHLAALGHPALLPTPPFTLGRELAVDPVEYPGFVGYAQKELLLPVQAAIIRWALGAATDTPHAEGGQAGG; from the coding sequence ATGAACCTCATCCAGCTGACAGACCTGCAGCCCGCAGACATCCATCGCATCTGGTCGCTCGTCAACATGCCCGCCGGGGCCGCGCTGCAAGGCACGGTGGCGTGGTCGTTCGAGGGCAACGGCATCCGCACCCGCACGACGTTCATTGAGGCTTTCCGGCAACTCGGACTGGTATTCACCGAACTGCCCAACCTGCTCAAAACGGGCGAACGCGCCTGTGATCTAGCAGGGTACCTAGACCCGTTCTACGACTTGTATGTGGTGCGCGAATCCAACCATGCCCGGCTTGCTGAATTTGCAGCCGCATCCCGGCGCCCCGTGATCAACGCCATGTCTGCCCAGGGCCACCCCTGCGAGGTGCTGACCGACGCGTACTACATCGACACACAGATCAAACCCCTGGCGCAAGCGCGCGTCTGTCTGTGGGGGCCCAGCACCAACGTGTTCCGCTCCTGGCACGCGCTGGCGCAGGCGCAGGTGCTGGGGTTGGGGCTGGTGCAGGTGTGCCACCGGCGCTTTCATGAGGCGCTGCCGCAGGTGGAGTTTGTGGACGCCGCCACACTGCAAGGCCCGGTGGATGTGGTCATCACCGACAGCTGGCCCGCAGGCGCCGAAGCGGGTGCAGGCACACCAACCGACATGACACCGCTGACCGAGGAACACCTGGCCGCCTTGGGCCACCCCGCCCTGCTGCCCACGCCCCCCTTCACCCTGGGCCGCGAGCTGGCCGTAGACCCAGTGGAGTACCCGGGGTTTGTGGGTTATGCGCAAAAAGAACTGTTGCTGCCTGTGCAAGCGGCCATCATCCGTTGGGCACTGGGCGCGGCCACCGATACACCGCACGCAGAAGGCGGCCAGGCGGGTGGGTGA